One genomic segment of Sanyastnella coralliicola includes these proteins:
- a CDS encoding PKD domain-containing protein yields the protein MRNVLKDYEVPFNEASWEELKGQIPGGSAWTNPWTIAAIFAGLLTVGATSWYFLSSDNGTMAQAANPTDLVINKDTYEGIRSKTEQYLLAVADNSGDMISFEDAVLASEEAANANDSRGTQLAVNNTTSNTTQPTSTEETESLVSADVIDTAEEELVGIPAEGDKPAIPISISTRKGCVGTTVEFNISLESEDGNYLWNFGDGNFSNQPNPTHTYLKAGTYDITLSVTSNDDGVIRTKTMDNLIVINPTPEADFDWSFVDSTSGTPTVRFNNRSARAQDSEWVIVDQISTDINPTEAINKKGVHVIELVVSNEFGCSDTKARTISVNADYALMAPSQFSPDGDGVFDSFMPRAFMDDDMNFDLKIYSGDEVVFHTTDADNPWKGQLPDGSTAQKGKAYSWVAIVKDLNGEKYYSGTITITP from the coding sequence ATGAGGAACGTGCTCAAAGATTACGAAGTGCCTTTCAACGAGGCCAGTTGGGAAGAACTAAAAGGACAAATTCCAGGCGGATCAGCTTGGACCAATCCTTGGACGATTGCTGCGATCTTTGCAGGTCTGTTAACCGTTGGCGCTACCTCTTGGTATTTCCTCAGCTCTGACAACGGTACGATGGCGCAAGCAGCGAATCCTACAGATCTCGTTATCAATAAAGACACATACGAAGGTATCCGCTCAAAAACGGAACAATACCTACTAGCTGTTGCTGACAACAGCGGAGATATGATCTCATTCGAAGACGCAGTCCTCGCGTCTGAAGAAGCGGCGAATGCAAATGATAGCCGTGGCACGCAGCTCGCCGTGAACAATACGACTTCAAACACTACTCAACCAACATCTACTGAAGAGACCGAATCTTTAGTATCGGCAGACGTAATTGATACCGCTGAAGAGGAACTTGTTGGAATTCCTGCTGAAGGAGATAAGCCAGCAATTCCAATCTCTATTAGTACGCGTAAAGGATGTGTTGGTACTACTGTTGAATTCAATATTTCGCTTGAAAGCGAAGACGGTAACTACCTATGGAACTTTGGTGATGGTAACTTCTCGAACCAACCAAATCCAACGCACACATATCTGAAGGCTGGTACCTACGACATTACATTGTCTGTAACTAGCAACGATGACGGTGTCATCCGCACAAAAACGATGGATAACCTCATCGTTATTAACCCAACTCCTGAAGCAGACTTCGATTGGTCATTCGTTGACTCAACGTCTGGAACACCAACAGTTCGCTTCAACAACCGCTCAGCTAGAGCGCAAGATTCAGAGTGGGTAATCGTTGATCAGATCTCTACGGATATCAATCCTACAGAAGCAATCAACAAGAAAGGAGTTCACGTAATTGAACTTGTAGTGAGCAACGAATTCGGTTGTTCAGATACAAAAGCACGTACAATCTCTGTTAATGCCGATTACGCATTGATGGCTCCTTCACAATTCTCTCCAGATGGAGATGGAGTTTTCGATAGCTTCATGCCTCGCGCCTTTATGGATGACGACATGAACTTCGATCTCAAAATCTACAGTGGTGATGAGGTTGTGTTCCATACAACAGACGCAGACAACCCATGGAAAGGTCAGCTTCCAGACGGATCTACTGCTCAGAAAGGCAAGGCCTACAGCTGGGTAGCGATCGTGAAAGACCTGAATGGTGAGAAATATTACAGTGGTACAATTACAATTACGCCTTAA
- a CDS encoding gliding motility-associated C-terminal domain-containing protein produces the protein MPLGFLVFRKHFRYAAIRLLWICLVLLPSTMWATIDPIPSTDCVSCNGSATVSTNFAGEVTYEWYNALGVLLGLDQNNFGNSSVFNLCPGVYQVQYTNGTDSAIEWFSIAVPGADAGQPDAVSYCSETGNYDLFAALLGTPQAGGDWFDPLGQPHSGTFDSANDIPGFYQYVINAGACTVTSGIDITLIQNANAGLSATYLICETYDEFFLTEVLAGAPDLGGTWFDSNQNAFDGFYDPDVDVTGLFTYMIDTVAGCPPVFSTLFVIENALPDPGIDTELAVCPNATPFDMTDQLNGTPDAGGAWYDENNDPVGPIYDPAVLDEGVYNYVVQGLTPCPIQESFLTVTYTQGIDAGEDGNLAVCVNNGVADLFNSIGGTPTATGNWTDPSNAPSDGMVDPATALEGIYTYTVNAVGCQPESSTVSFTVEQLPIAGTGQTMSFCENGSPVDLDGLLSADAQATGEWTIGGQPVNGSLVVEGGQTYEPLYTVAGVLCPDDAASFEIVVDELPNAGPDNDLFTCSNALAVDIAVLMSPDQSFTSEWIDPMGNPTNNVVDPAIDLPGQYTLISYSENSCPDDQAILNVTISDPAFENGFDTFEDCTIGQQYDLNDVLPENIPDNGAWSQDGQNVPQLVDGNELSSGVYLYTVDNPQGCEPSVFTFDLVLVEPLNAGEGAEIAICSTSPEFTLDDQLQNDVDLGYWEYNGEGLGSTIIDPSNSSDGVYTYVVPGIGPCPADSAQIVLDIQEGFAFTAGPDLTVCEGDDNVFLGAGTCDNCEFDWTNEDLLNDASAESPLFIVPEVQSTETYQFFVSVDNGVCEVQDELIVTVHPSPELNLLGDQILCAGDEGTWNVAGANSYEWTSLNNQVQSTDDTYTGLLYLNESIIVTGTSLDGCATEAVLNVIVNPLPEPIFDLEDQNGCGPVVVQLYLPEADGNDYWYEVDGVIYDEEVNSLVMVNDGEYDVTLFAESQEGCLNSFTNDNVINVYGYPESSWYFANDQLGILSTEVEFVNTSIDATQFEWQFDALGTSTEESPILSLPAIADQSYDICLVAENQYGCPDTLCREVYLGGELLVYVPNAFTPDNDGINEVFLPSVLGHDPSEFEFSVFNRWGELIFRSEDEQQGWNGSFNNGQYYVQDGVYTWVLSVKDAYTAELRKFSGHVTIMR, from the coding sequence ATGCCCTTGGGATTCCTCGTATTTAGGAAGCATTTCCGATACGCTGCGATCAGGCTGCTATGGATTTGTCTTGTGCTGTTGCCTTCCACCATGTGGGCGACCATAGACCCCATACCCAGTACTGACTGTGTCTCATGTAACGGCTCGGCAACCGTTTCTACCAACTTCGCAGGAGAAGTAACCTACGAATGGTACAATGCACTGGGTGTTCTCCTAGGGCTCGACCAAAACAATTTTGGAAACTCTTCAGTCTTCAATCTTTGTCCTGGAGTATATCAAGTGCAATACACGAATGGCACTGACTCCGCCATAGAATGGTTCTCCATTGCTGTACCTGGAGCAGATGCTGGTCAACCAGACGCGGTTTCTTACTGCTCAGAAACTGGAAACTACGACTTGTTCGCGGCATTGCTTGGAACACCGCAAGCAGGAGGGGATTGGTTCGATCCACTAGGACAACCGCACTCAGGAACCTTTGATTCAGCAAATGATATTCCTGGGTTCTACCAGTATGTCATCAATGCAGGAGCATGCACCGTTACCTCGGGTATCGACATTACGTTGATTCAGAATGCAAATGCAGGTTTGTCAGCAACCTATCTGATTTGTGAGACCTACGACGAATTCTTCCTCACAGAGGTGCTCGCTGGAGCTCCTGATCTTGGGGGCACGTGGTTTGACAGTAACCAGAATGCCTTCGACGGATTTTATGACCCAGATGTTGATGTGACAGGCCTATTCACCTATATGATCGACACGGTGGCGGGATGTCCTCCAGTATTCTCGACACTCTTTGTGATTGAAAATGCGCTTCCTGATCCGGGTATTGACACAGAATTAGCTGTTTGCCCGAATGCCACGCCATTTGATATGACTGACCAGTTGAATGGAACTCCTGACGCGGGAGGGGCATGGTATGATGAAAATAATGACCCCGTCGGACCCATTTATGATCCGGCTGTGCTCGATGAGGGAGTCTACAACTACGTAGTGCAAGGTCTAACCCCTTGTCCGATTCAAGAGTCTTTCCTTACGGTAACGTATACACAGGGTATTGATGCCGGAGAAGATGGGAACTTGGCTGTTTGTGTCAATAACGGAGTTGCTGACTTGTTCAACTCCATTGGAGGAACACCTACGGCAACTGGTAATTGGACAGACCCCTCAAATGCCCCTTCTGATGGAATGGTAGACCCAGCAACTGCATTAGAAGGAATCTATACGTACACCGTGAACGCCGTTGGATGTCAGCCAGAGAGTTCAACTGTTTCCTTCACAGTGGAACAACTCCCGATCGCAGGAACAGGGCAAACGATGTCTTTCTGTGAAAATGGAAGTCCAGTGGATCTCGACGGATTATTGTCAGCAGACGCTCAGGCAACAGGGGAGTGGACAATCGGAGGTCAGCCAGTGAATGGAAGCCTCGTTGTTGAAGGTGGACAAACCTACGAACCTCTATACACGGTAGCTGGTGTTCTTTGTCCTGACGATGCAGCGTCATTTGAAATTGTTGTGGATGAGTTGCCCAATGCTGGTCCTGACAATGACCTTTTCACCTGTTCGAACGCATTAGCAGTTGACATTGCCGTTCTAATGTCTCCTGATCAAAGCTTCACTTCCGAGTGGATCGACCCCATGGGTAATCCGACCAATAACGTAGTTGACCCTGCGATTGATTTGCCAGGACAGTACACGCTGATTTCTTACAGTGAAAACTCGTGTCCTGACGACCAGGCTATTTTGAATGTGACGATATCTGATCCTGCATTTGAGAATGGCTTCGACACCTTCGAAGACTGTACCATCGGTCAGCAGTATGATTTGAATGACGTTCTTCCAGAGAATATTCCGGATAATGGTGCTTGGAGTCAAGACGGACAAAACGTGCCTCAGCTTGTAGATGGAAATGAATTAAGCTCAGGAGTATACCTCTACACAGTTGACAATCCTCAAGGCTGCGAACCTTCTGTATTTACCTTTGATCTTGTCTTGGTTGAACCCCTAAATGCTGGTGAAGGAGCTGAAATTGCAATTTGCTCTACATCTCCGGAATTTACCCTAGACGATCAGCTTCAAAATGATGTTGATTTAGGGTACTGGGAGTACAATGGCGAAGGATTAGGAAGCACCATCATCGACCCGTCAAATTCTTCTGATGGAGTTTACACTTACGTAGTTCCTGGCATTGGTCCGTGTCCTGCAGATAGCGCTCAAATTGTCCTTGATATTCAAGAAGGCTTTGCTTTCACGGCAGGCCCAGATTTGACAGTATGTGAAGGTGACGACAACGTCTTCTTAGGAGCAGGCACTTGCGACAATTGCGAGTTTGATTGGACCAATGAAGATCTTTTGAATGACGCTAGCGCGGAATCGCCATTATTCATTGTGCCGGAAGTACAAAGCACCGAGACATATCAGTTCTTTGTCAGTGTAGACAACGGTGTATGTGAGGTGCAAGACGAATTGATAGTGACGGTTCATCCTTCTCCAGAATTAAATCTTCTGGGTGATCAAATCCTTTGTGCTGGTGACGAGGGGACATGGAATGTTGCAGGGGCTAACTCTTATGAATGGACCTCCTTGAACAACCAAGTTCAGTCAACAGATGACACCTACACAGGGCTGCTTTACCTCAATGAGTCGATCATCGTCACAGGTACATCGCTTGATGGGTGCGCAACAGAAGCTGTCTTGAATGTGATTGTAAACCCTTTACCAGAGCCGATCTTCGATTTGGAAGACCAGAATGGATGTGGTCCGGTAGTAGTGCAGTTGTATTTACCTGAAGCCGATGGCAATGACTACTGGTACGAAGTGGATGGAGTGATTTATGACGAAGAGGTGAACTCACTTGTTATGGTGAATGATGGGGAATATGATGTCACCTTATTCGCAGAATCGCAAGAAGGATGCCTGAATTCATTCACAAATGACAACGTGATCAATGTATATGGTTATCCAGAAAGTAGCTGGTACTTCGCCAACGATCAGCTGGGCATTTTATCAACTGAAGTTGAATTCGTGAACACCAGTATCGACGCAACTCAATTTGAGTGGCAATTTGATGCCTTGGGAACCTCGACAGAAGAGTCACCAATACTCAGCCTTCCTGCAATTGCAGATCAATCTTATGACATCTGCTTAGTAGCTGAAAACCAATACGGTTGTCCTGATACGTTGTGTCGTGAGGTCTATCTTGGAGGCGAATTACTCGTATACGTTCCGAATGCCTTTACCCCTGATAACGACGGTATTAATGAAGTGTTCCTGCCATCGGTTCTTGGTCATGATCCAAGTGAATTCGAGTTTAGCGTGTTTAACCGCTGGGGAGAGCTCATCTTCCGATCAGAGGACGAACAGCAAGGATGGAATGGCTCTTTCAATAACGGGCAATACTACGTCCAAGACGGTGTGTACACTTGGGTGCTTTCAGTCAAAGATGCCTACACAGCAGAACTCAGGAAGTTCTCAGGTCACGTGACCATCATGCGTTAG
- a CDS encoding response regulator translates to MNYVNSVLLIDDNPSCNFIMSEFIKLADERIEVHVSESVQEALEKLNDPLICFPEVIYVDLNMPVQNGFEFIEAFEQRFMITHPGSKLFMLSSSLRPEDKERALTYQSVQDFVSKNDIDTFLQKTLLRAVA, encoded by the coding sequence ATGAACTATGTCAATTCTGTACTCTTGATCGACGACAATCCGAGCTGTAACTTCATTATGAGCGAGTTTATTAAACTAGCTGATGAGCGAATTGAAGTGCATGTATCCGAGTCCGTGCAAGAGGCGCTGGAGAAACTGAATGATCCATTGATTTGCTTCCCAGAAGTAATCTATGTTGATCTCAACATGCCCGTTCAAAACGGATTCGAATTTATTGAAGCCTTCGAACAACGCTTCATGATCACCCATCCGGGAAGTAAGCTCTTTATGTTGAGCAGTTCTTTAAGACCCGAGGATAAAGAGCGCGCACTCACATACCAAAGCGTGCAAGATTTCGTTAGTAAAAACGACATTGACACCTTTTTACAGAAAACTTTGCTTCGCGCTGTCGCCTAA
- a CDS encoding acetyl-CoA carboxylase biotin carboxylase subunit translates to MKKILVANRGEIALRVMRTAREMGIATVAVYSEADQNAPFVRYADEAVFVGPPASSQSYLRIERIIKACQDTGAEGVHPGYGFLSENATFARELKAAGITLIGPSPEAMEVMGSKLAAKAAVKEFGIPMVPGTDEAVASAEEAIRIAREIGFPILIKASAGGGGKGMRIVEREEDLESQMKRAISEAESSFGDGSVFIERFVSSPRHIEVQVLADTHGNVVHLFERECSIQRRHQKVVEEAPSSILTPELRDAMGKSACDVARACDYVGAGTVEFLMDGDRNYYFLEMNTRLQVEHPVTEMITGVDLVKEQIQIARGEKISFNQEDLTINGHAIELRVYAEDPKNDFLPDVGTLRTYRRPEGPGVRVDDGYEEGMEIPIYYDPMISKLVAHAEDREAAIEKLTRAIDEYKISGVETTLSFGRFAIRHNAFRSGDFDTLFVKDHYKPEFLDTYDKEEAHAAAIAAFKLLSDSPAQHATSEGPSLWKLKR, encoded by the coding sequence ATGAAGAAAATACTTGTTGCTAACCGAGGAGAGATTGCTTTGCGTGTTATGCGTACAGCGAGAGAAATGGGAATCGCTACTGTAGCCGTTTATTCTGAAGCAGACCAAAACGCGCCGTTCGTGCGTTACGCTGACGAAGCAGTGTTTGTTGGTCCTCCAGCATCATCTCAATCATACCTACGCATTGAGCGCATTATCAAAGCTTGTCAAGATACTGGTGCTGAGGGCGTTCACCCAGGGTATGGTTTCCTTTCTGAAAACGCCACGTTTGCACGTGAGTTGAAAGCAGCAGGTATTACGTTGATTGGTCCTTCACCTGAAGCCATGGAAGTCATGGGTAGTAAGCTCGCGGCCAAAGCTGCTGTAAAGGAGTTTGGTATTCCTATGGTTCCGGGAACAGATGAAGCTGTCGCTAGCGCGGAAGAAGCTATTCGCATTGCGCGTGAAATCGGTTTCCCTATTCTTATTAAAGCTTCTGCCGGAGGTGGTGGAAAAGGGATGCGTATTGTTGAGCGCGAAGAAGATCTTGAAAGCCAAATGAAGCGTGCGATTTCTGAAGCGGAAAGCTCTTTCGGAGATGGTTCAGTGTTTATTGAACGTTTTGTTAGCTCACCTCGCCACATTGAGGTTCAAGTACTTGCCGACACACACGGGAACGTGGTTCACCTATTCGAACGGGAGTGTAGCATACAACGTCGTCACCAAAAAGTAGTGGAGGAAGCTCCTTCAAGCATCCTTACTCCTGAACTACGCGACGCCATGGGTAAAAGCGCATGTGATGTTGCCCGTGCTTGTGATTATGTGGGAGCAGGAACCGTAGAGTTCTTGATGGATGGGGATAGAAACTACTACTTCCTCGAAATGAATACGCGTTTGCAGGTGGAACACCCGGTGACAGAAATGATCACAGGTGTTGACTTGGTGAAAGAGCAGATTCAAATCGCACGCGGAGAGAAAATCTCATTCAACCAAGAAGACTTGACGATCAACGGACACGCCATCGAATTGCGTGTGTATGCTGAAGATCCAAAGAATGATTTCTTACCTGATGTAGGTACGTTGAGAACTTACCGTCGTCCAGAAGGACCAGGTGTTCGTGTTGATGACGGATACGAAGAAGGAATGGAGATTCCGATTTATTACGATCCGATGATCTCAAAGCTGGTGGCTCACGCCGAAGACCGTGAAGCAGCTATTGAGAAATTGACACGTGCCATCGATGAGTACAAGATTTCAGGTGTAGAAACCACCTTGTCTTTCGGTCGCTTCGCTATTCGTCACAACGCTTTCCGCAGTGGAGATTTTGACACCTTGTTCGTGAAAGATCACTACAAACCGGAATTCCTTGACACCTACGACAAGGAAGAAGCTCATGCCGCTGCGATTGCTGCGTTCAAATTGTTGAGTGATTCACCAGCCCAACATGCTACTTCT
- the mnmA gene encoding tRNA 2-thiouridine(34) synthase MnmA, whose protein sequence is MKRVVVGLSGGVDSSVAAHLLLEEGYEVIGLFMRNWHDESVTINNECPWIDDSNDAMLVAEHLGIPFQVLDLSDEYRERIVDYMFAEYEAGRTPNPDVLCNREIKFDIFLDAAMKLGADFVATGHYCQKATQVVDGKEVHSLIAGADNNKDQSYFLCQLTQEQLSKALFPIGHLVKPKVREIATEIGLPTADKKDSQGLCFIGKVKLPVFLQQQLKSKKGRIIEITPEHEVFQQLVLTEEGESRSAGGDINYQAFKLEPSMGEVVGEHIGAHFFTVGQRKGLHVGGKAEPLFVIGTDVKENVVYVGQGDDHPGLYRRGLYIPHHEVHWIREDLKMTLGESRSYLGRIRYRQPLQPCTLFWEENHLRVVFDDAQRGIAAGQFFAWYDGEELIGSAVM, encoded by the coding sequence GTGAAAAGAGTTGTAGTTGGTTTATCAGGAGGCGTTGATTCAAGCGTCGCCGCACACCTTTTACTAGAAGAAGGATACGAAGTGATTGGACTGTTCATGCGTAACTGGCATGATGAATCAGTGACTATCAACAATGAGTGTCCATGGATCGATGATTCGAACGATGCTATGCTCGTGGCCGAACACCTTGGGATTCCATTCCAGGTGCTTGACCTTTCAGACGAGTATCGTGAGCGAATTGTTGACTATATGTTTGCTGAGTACGAAGCTGGTCGCACGCCGAATCCCGATGTACTATGTAACCGCGAAATCAAATTCGACATCTTCCTCGATGCTGCGATGAAATTGGGAGCTGACTTTGTTGCCACAGGACACTACTGTCAGAAAGCCACTCAAGTAGTGGATGGAAAGGAAGTTCACTCGTTGATCGCTGGGGCAGACAATAATAAGGACCAGAGTTACTTCCTGTGTCAATTGACGCAAGAACAGCTTTCCAAAGCCCTCTTCCCTATCGGACATTTGGTGAAGCCTAAGGTGCGCGAGATCGCTACCGAAATCGGACTTCCCACTGCAGATAAAAAAGACTCACAAGGACTTTGCTTCATCGGGAAGGTGAAGTTGCCTGTTTTCTTGCAGCAACAACTCAAATCGAAAAAAGGAAGAATCATTGAGATCACTCCGGAACACGAAGTTTTTCAGCAATTGGTATTAACTGAAGAAGGCGAAAGCCGTTCCGCCGGAGGCGACATCAATTACCAAGCCTTCAAACTTGAACCTTCAATGGGTGAAGTTGTGGGGGAACATATTGGTGCACATTTCTTCACTGTAGGGCAACGTAAGGGCCTTCACGTTGGTGGTAAAGCTGAACCTCTGTTTGTGATTGGAACGGATGTCAAAGAGAATGTGGTTTACGTTGGCCAAGGTGATGATCACCCTGGCCTATATCGCCGTGGTCTCTACATTCCTCACCATGAAGTTCATTGGATTCGAGAGGATCTAAAGATGACCTTGGGTGAATCACGTTCTTATCTAGGACGCATTCGTTACCGTCAACCTTTGCAGCCTTGTACCTTATTCTGGGAAGAGAATCACTTACGCGTTGTTTTTGATGACGCTCAACGCGGAATTGCAGCAGGTCAGTTCTTTGCTTGGTACGATGGAGAGGAGCTCATTGGCTCTGCTGTGATGTAA
- a CDS encoding glycosyltransferase family 2 protein, which yields MTQPEVSIIVPLLNEEESLRELHAWIKKVMLAQGLSYEVVFVDDGSTDDSWKVIQELRSQDEQGVRGIRFMRNYGKSAALNEGFKIVRGKVVITMDADLQDSPDEIPELRSMIMDEGYDLVSGWKKKRHDPISKTIPTKLYNWATRKMSGIYLHDFNCGLKAYRANVVKNIEVYGEMHRYIPVIAKRNGFGNIGEKVVEHRARQFGKSKFGLERFMNGFLDLLTITFISRFAKKPMHFFGSLGTLMFVFGFILFVFIGGEKLWALANDIEAKNITEISGFYIALIAMVIGTQLFLAGFLAELISRNAPNRNAYLIADRID from the coding sequence ATGACACAACCAGAGGTTTCCATTATTGTACCTCTTTTAAATGAAGAAGAATCCCTGCGCGAGCTGCATGCCTGGATAAAGAAGGTAATGCTGGCGCAGGGATTATCTTATGAGGTAGTCTTCGTTGACGACGGAAGTACGGATGATTCATGGAAAGTCATTCAAGAACTTCGAAGTCAAGACGAACAGGGTGTGCGTGGAATTCGCTTCATGCGAAACTATGGAAAAAGCGCTGCCTTGAATGAAGGGTTCAAGATTGTGCGAGGCAAGGTGGTGATCACCATGGACGCTGATTTGCAAGACTCCCCGGATGAGATTCCTGAGCTGCGTTCTATGATTATGGATGAAGGCTATGATTTGGTAAGTGGCTGGAAGAAAAAGCGTCACGATCCAATCTCCAAGACGATCCCAACCAAACTATATAACTGGGCTACGCGGAAGATGTCTGGTATCTACCTCCATGATTTTAACTGCGGACTCAAAGCATACCGCGCCAATGTGGTAAAGAACATTGAAGTCTATGGTGAAATGCACCGCTACATTCCGGTAATTGCTAAACGGAATGGCTTTGGGAACATAGGCGAGAAGGTGGTAGAACACCGTGCGCGTCAATTCGGTAAATCGAAGTTCGGATTGGAACGATTCATGAACGGATTCCTTGATCTACTTACGATTACATTCATTTCTCGCTTCGCGAAGAAACCGATGCACTTCTTCGGAAGCTTAGGAACCTTGATGTTCGTCTTCGGTTTCATTCTATTCGTTTTCATTGGAGGTGAGAAGTTGTGGGCACTAGCCAATGACATTGAAGCCAAGAACATCACAGAGATTTCTGGTTTCTACATTGCCCTGATTGCAATGGTGATTGGAACACAGTTGTTCCTCGCTGGTTTCTTAGCAGAGTTGATTTCGCGCAATGCGCCGAATCGCAATGCCTACCTAATCGCCGATCGGATAGATTAA
- a CDS encoding RNA polymerase sigma factor — translation MRYTKNVDQAHDILQEGFLKVFANIGKYGFEGSFEGWVRRIMVNTAIDTFRKKRTDFVLLGEDQSIEDYTDVAEDDDEEAEFEFTASDVVEAMQQLTPAYRTIFNLYVFENLTHVEIAERLGISVGTSKSNYAKAKRNLKRILTNDFRNRDDG, via the coding sequence ATGCGGTATACTAAGAACGTTGACCAGGCACATGATATTTTGCAGGAAGGCTTTCTTAAAGTATTCGCAAACATTGGAAAATACGGTTTCGAAGGCTCGTTTGAAGGCTGGGTGCGAAGAATTATGGTGAATACTGCCATTGATACTTTCCGAAAGAAGAGAACAGACTTCGTGTTACTTGGGGAAGATCAGTCGATTGAAGATTATACTGACGTCGCTGAAGATGATGATGAAGAAGCGGAATTTGAATTCACAGCTTCAGATGTGGTGGAAGCCATGCAGCAGTTGACCCCGGCGTACCGTACCATCTTTAACCTTTACGTGTTTGAGAACCTTACACACGTGGAGATCGCAGAGCGACTTGGAATTAGTGTCGGAACCTCTAAATCCAACTATGCGAAAGCGAAAAGAAATTTGAAACGGATATTAACTAACGATTTCAGGAATCGCGATGACGGATAA
- a CDS encoding DUF4199 domain-containing protein, whose protein sequence is MNQKAITYGVIGGLVSIAATLVMYIVNPALLASFWIMMLFIPVQIVFVVLGTIAARKNAGGYMPFGKAFLNAFVCGMVMSLLGVLFNIMLFHVIDPELPAYLMEEAMQNTAEMMSKFGMPEEAMQEAMAQAGEDIEKGFSVVGMFSNLITSAFFWGFIGLIVGLIVKRNPPEADPVV, encoded by the coding sequence ATGAATCAGAAAGCTATTACCTACGGAGTGATTGGAGGATTAGTCTCTATCGCAGCCACACTTGTTATGTACATCGTTAACCCAGCCTTGCTTGCGAGCTTCTGGATAATGATGCTCTTTATCCCTGTCCAGATTGTATTCGTTGTTCTAGGAACCATTGCCGCACGCAAGAACGCGGGAGGATACATGCCTTTTGGTAAAGCATTTCTGAACGCTTTTGTCTGTGGTATGGTCATGTCACTGTTGGGTGTTTTGTTCAATATTATGCTCTTCCATGTGATTGACCCAGAGCTTCCAGCGTACTTGATGGAAGAGGCCATGCAAAATACAGCTGAAATGATGTCGAAATTCGGAATGCCAGAAGAGGCAATGCAAGAAGCAATGGCACAAGCAGGTGAGGATATTGAAAAAGGCTTCTCGGTAGTGGGAATGTTTAGCAACCTCATCACCTCTGCATTCTTCTGGGGATTCATTGGATTGATCGTCGGACTGATCGTTAAGCGTAATCCACCTGAAGCTGATCCAGTGGTTTAA
- a CDS encoding SDR family oxidoreductase, translating into MSKVILVTGGSAGIGKAVATYLSSKGHVVYGTSRSASEGMTEQGFRIVRMDVTDEATVQHALNLILDKEGRLDVLINNAGLGMAGPLESTSDAEAKEIFDTNVFGVLNTCRVATPALRMSKGNIINITSIGGMFGLPYRGIYCSSKSAVEGISEVLSMELWQFGINVSIIEPGDFKTKINDNRKVASNIDKAVYTNFDQALDQINREVAGAKDPILVAKTVERILKSKRPKLRYRVATPVQRLSVFLHKSLGGRTFEKLIAGHYGLRGPKS; encoded by the coding sequence ATGTCTAAAGTAATCCTTGTCACCGGCGGATCAGCTGGAATAGGAAAGGCAGTTGCCACATACTTGTCGTCTAAAGGACACGTCGTATATGGCACCAGCAGAAGTGCTTCGGAAGGAATGACCGAGCAAGGCTTTCGTATTGTTCGTATGGATGTAACTGACGAAGCTACTGTTCAACATGCCTTGAATCTCATTTTAGACAAAGAAGGCAGACTTGATGTTCTTATTAATAACGCCGGCCTTGGTATGGCAGGTCCGTTGGAAAGCACATCAGATGCTGAGGCGAAGGAGATCTTCGATACCAATGTTTTCGGTGTTCTTAACACGTGCAGAGTGGCCACTCCTGCCCTACGCATGTCGAAAGGAAACATCATCAATATCACTAGTATCGGTGGAATGTTTGGCCTTCCTTACCGAGGCATTTATTGCTCAAGCAAATCCGCCGTAGAGGGAATTAGCGAAGTGCTCAGCATGGAACTTTGGCAATTTGGAATCAACGTGAGTATCATTGAACCAGGTGATTTCAAGACGAAAATCAACGACAACCGAAAGGTGGCTTCAAACATTGACAAGGCGGTTTATACCAACTTTGATCAGGCCTTGGATCAAATCAACCGTGAAGTTGCTGGCGCCAAAGACCCTATTCTTGTTGCCAAAACCGTCGAACGCATTCTGAAGTCTAAACGTCCGAAACTGCGCTACCGGGTGGCTACGCCTGTTCAGCGTTTGAGTGTCTTCCTCCATAAATCTCTTGGTGGAAGAACCTTTGAAAAACTAATTGCCGGTCATTACGGACTTCGCGGTCCGAAGTCGTAA